One Macadamia integrifolia cultivar HAES 741 unplaced genomic scaffold, SCU_Mint_v3 scaffold_170A, whole genome shotgun sequence genomic window carries:
- the LOC122070997 gene encoding V-type proton ATPase subunit B 2-like — MGLAQKDSDMEEGQLEIGMEYRTVSGVAGPLVILEKVKGPKYQEIVNIRLGDGTTRRGQVLEVDGEKAVVQVFEGTSGIDNKYTTVQFTGEVLKTPVSLDMLGRIFNGSGKPIDNGPPILPEAYLDISGSSINPSERTYPEEMIQTGISTIDVMNSIARGQKIPLFSAAGLPHNEIAAQICRQAGLVKRLEKSASHIEGGEEDNFAIVFAAMGVNMETAQFFKRDFEENGSMERVTLFLNLANDPTIERIITPRIALTTAEYLAYECGKHVLVILTDMSSYADALREVSAAREEVPGRRGYPGYMYTDLATIYERAGRIEGRKGSITQIPILTMPNDDITHPTPDLTGYITEGQIYIDRQLHNRQIYPPINVLPSLSRLMKSAIGEGMTRRDHADVSNQLYANYAIGKDVQAMKAVVGEEALSSEDLLYLEFLDKFERKFVSQGAYDTRNIFQSLDLAWTLLRIFPRELLHRIPAKTLDQFYSREAAN; from the exons ATGGGTTTGGCACAAAAAGATTCCGACATGGAGGAGGGACAGCTGGAGATTGGCATGG AGTATAGGACTGTCTCTGGAGTTGCAGGACCACTGGTGATCTTAGAGAAAGTTAAG GGTCCCAAATACCAGGAGATTGTCAATATTCGTCTGGGAGATGGAACAACCAGGAGGGGTCAAGTTCTAGAAGTAGATGGAGAGAAGGCTGTTGTGCAG GTTTTTGAGGGAACTTCTGGAATTGACAATAAATACACAACGGTGCAGTTCACGGGGGAG gTTTTGAAGACTCCTGTCTCATTGGATATGCTGGGGCGTATTTTTAATGGATCAGGAAAACCTATTGATAATGGCCCTCCTATCTTGCCTGAGGCTTATTTGGATATTTCTG GGAGTTCTATCAACCCTAGTGAAAGAACTTATCCAGAAGAGATGATTCAGACCGGGATTTCTACAATTGATGTCATGAACTCTATTGCTCGAGGGCAAAAGATACCTCTTTTTTCTGCCGCTGGTCTTCCACATAATGAAATTGCTGCTCAAATCTGTCGTCAGGCTGGTCTTGTAAAGAGGTTGGAGAAGTCCGCAAGTCACATTGAG GGTGGAGAAGAGGACAATTTTGCCATTGTATTTGCAGCAATGGGAGTCAACATGGAGACAGCTCAGTTTTTTAAACGCGATTTTGAAGAAAATGGATCTATGGAGAGAGTGACCCTTTTCCTAAACCTG GCTAATGACCCCACCATTGAACGCATTATTACTCCTCGAATTGCTCTCACTACTGCAGAATATTTGGCTTATGAATGCGGGAAGCATGTTCTCGTCATACTGACAGATATGAGTTCATATGCAGATGCACTTCGTGAG GTGTCTGCTGCCCGAGAGGAAGTGCCAGGAAGACGTGGTTATCCTGGATATATGTACACTGATCTGGCAACAATTTATGAACGTGCTGGCCGTATTGAAGGACGAAAAGGCTCCATCACTCAAATCCCTATTCTAACTATGCCCAATGATG ATATCACACATCCCACTCCAGATCTTACAGGTTACATTACTGAGGGGCAGATATACATTGATAGACAACTGCACAATCGACAG ATATACCCTCCAATCAATGTTCTTCCATCACTCTCACGATTAATGAAG AGTGCCATTGGAGAAGGGATGACTCGCCGAGATCATGCAGATGTATCCAACCAG CTATATGCAAATTATGCTATTGGGAAGGATGTTCAAGCAATGAAAGCTGTGGTTGGAGAAGAAGCACTTTCTTCCGAGGacttg CTTTATCTTGAATTCCTGGACAAGTTCGAGAGGAAATTCGTAAGCCAAGGAGCCTATGATACCCGCAATATCTTCCAGTCACTTGATTTGGCATGGACATTACTTCGTATCTTCCCCCGTGAGCTTCTCCATCGAATACCAGCAAAGACCCTAGACCAGTTCTACAGTCGAGAGGCAGCTAATTGA